A DNA window from Meiothermus cerbereus DSM 11376 contains the following coding sequences:
- the cmr4 gene encoding type III-B CRISPR module RAMP protein Cmr4, with protein sequence MKAKAIFWQALTPVHPGTGQDSSSVIDLPVAREAATGFPVIPASSLKGVLRDGRSDEAANKIFGSLEQMGELTLTDARLLLLPVRSYTGTFALITCPLVLQRLERDAAALGRPLNLPLANVEGEQALAGSAIQHNNQVILEDIDLQVKGPSEALAKAMSQVVFGKEEPYFTERFALVSNDVFGYFCQTGLEVIARVRLESETKTVANGALWYEEAIPAEAIFSSFAIAKDQAHFAELDKNPYLQIGGKASVGRGLLRRLGGEQA encoded by the coding sequence ATGAAAGCAAAAGCGATTTTCTGGCAGGCCCTTACGCCGGTGCACCCCGGAACCGGGCAGGACTCGAGCAGCGTGATTGACCTTCCGGTAGCCCGCGAGGCGGCCACGGGTTTTCCGGTGATACCGGCCAGCAGCCTTAAAGGGGTGTTGCGCGACGGGCGCAGTGATGAGGCGGCCAATAAGATTTTTGGCTCGCTCGAGCAGATGGGCGAGCTGACCCTCACCGATGCCCGCTTGTTGTTGCTACCGGTGCGCTCGTATACTGGAACCTTTGCCCTCATTACCTGTCCGTTGGTCTTGCAGCGTTTGGAGCGCGACGCGGCGGCCCTGGGCAGGCCGCTTAACTTGCCCCTGGCAAACGTAGAGGGCGAGCAGGCCCTAGCCGGAAGTGCCATCCAGCACAACAACCAGGTGATTTTGGAGGACATCGACCTACAGGTAAAGGGCCCCTCTGAAGCGTTGGCTAAAGCCATGAGCCAGGTGGTTTTTGGAAAAGAGGAGCCTTACTTTACTGAGCGTTTTGCCCTGGTCAGCAACGATGTGTTTGGCTACTTTTGCCAGACCGGCCTCGAGGTCATCGCTCGAGTACGCCTGGAAAGCGAGACCAAGACTGTAGCCAACGGGGCTCTGTGGTACGAGGAAGCCATCCCTGCCGAGGCGATCTTCTCGAGCTTCGCCATCGCCAAAGACCAAGCCCATTTTGCCGAGCTGGACAAGAACCCCTACCTTCAGATTGGTGGCAAAGCCAGTGTGGGCCGGGGTTTGCTGCGGCGCTTAGGGGGTGAGCAAGCGTGA
- the cmr5 gene encoding type III-B CRISPR module-associated protein Cmr5 has product MPQTRSQKDMKLALDLVGSLEGADPELKRIYGGLCHNFPVMVMQSGLCQAVAFSADKANGEGSRARAHQKLLEHVGVILGVKGSLLEHLQSVPTPTYMHHTRRVLDAWVYFKRFTVSVLKVKAGEDYAS; this is encoded by the coding sequence ATGCCCCAAACCAGGAGCCAAAAAGACATGAAGCTGGCGCTGGATCTGGTAGGCAGCCTGGAAGGGGCCGACCCCGAACTCAAGCGAATTTACGGCGGTCTGTGCCACAACTTCCCGGTGATGGTGATGCAGAGCGGGCTGTGCCAGGCGGTGGCCTTCAGCGCCGACAAGGCCAACGGCGAGGGCAGCCGGGCCAGGGCGCACCAGAAATTGCTCGAGCACGTCGGGGTCATTCTTGGCGTAAAGGGCAGCTTACTGGAGCATCTACAGTCGGTACCGACCCCAACCTATATGCACCACACCCGGCGGGTACTGGACGCCTGGGTGTACTTCAAGCGCTTTACAGTGAGCGTACTCAAGGTAAAAGCAGGTGAAGATTATGCGAGCTAG
- the cmr6 gene encoding type III-B CRISPR module RAMP protein Cmr6: MRASRLNLPPPANAGLALQRYLRAHDEQKAAARELIEIITQTPISPAYKEAFERWKTALPGAIFLEATTRTPLAIGLGNASPLENGLTIHHTYAMPYLPGSALKGLVRRAADRFGLSPQEKAVLLGEGPDSRKKTQGNAAHLVYWDGWLDPASAQPFQKDVITVHHQDYYNKRGADDTWPSDFDDPNPVSFLSVKPGVKFYIALSSSSQLAEVWLHTAAALLKWGLENLGLGGKTNAGYGYFAVQLPPRPKSEYEQGLELLAQYKNRIDRIKPANERGELNYFLQELRGKPTVLRMPTLEALRHHLQEWKVWNPSKNPQHAEIQQLLEEQS; the protein is encoded by the coding sequence ATGCGAGCTAGCCGTCTCAACCTTCCCCCACCCGCCAACGCAGGCCTGGCCCTGCAACGCTATTTGCGTGCCCATGATGAGCAGAAAGCAGCCGCCAGGGAGCTGATCGAGATCATCACCCAGACCCCCATCAGCCCTGCCTACAAAGAGGCCTTCGAGCGCTGGAAGACTGCTCTTCCCGGAGCAATTTTCCTCGAGGCCACTACCCGTACTCCCCTGGCCATCGGCCTGGGCAATGCCAGCCCACTAGAAAACGGCCTGACCATCCACCACACCTACGCTATGCCCTATCTGCCGGGCAGCGCGCTCAAGGGGTTAGTGCGCCGGGCTGCCGACCGCTTTGGCCTGAGCCCGCAGGAGAAAGCAGTTTTGCTGGGCGAAGGCCCCGACTCCAGAAAGAAAACCCAGGGTAACGCCGCCCACCTGGTCTACTGGGACGGCTGGCTGGATCCGGCCAGTGCCCAGCCCTTCCAGAAGGACGTCATCACCGTGCACCACCAGGACTACTACAACAAGCGCGGTGCCGACGACACCTGGCCCAGCGACTTCGACGACCCCAATCCGGTGAGCTTCTTATCGGTAAAACCAGGTGTAAAGTTTTACATCGCCCTCTCGAGCAGTTCTCAACTCGCCGAGGTCTGGCTCCACACTGCCGCCGCGCTGCTCAAGTGGGGCCTGGAAAACCTGGGCTTAGGGGGCAAGACTAATGCGGGCTACGGCTACTTCGCGGTGCAACTACCCCCCCGGCCCAAGTCCGAGTACGAGCAGGGCCTCGAGCTTTTGGCTCAGTACAAAAACCGCATCGACAGGATCAAGCCCGCCAACGAGCGTGGCGAGCTGAACTACTTCCTGCAGGAGTTGCGCGGCAAGCCCACGGTTTTGCGTATGCCCACCCTGGAAGCCCTGCGGCACCACCTGCAGGAATGGAAGGTCTGGAACCCCAGCAAAAACCCACAGCACGCAGAAATCCAGCAGTTATTGGAGGAACAGTCTTGA
- a CDS encoding putative CRISPR-associated protein has translation MSSVILTTVGTSLLINAKRDGLVSDQEILRYLAQDPKKASAETNSLLRVLQPGDEIVLLHSATEEGRKAAQLLQEYWRQQGVACGLVEIAGLAYEAQGFVDYGLKNFVRTLAGEIRKAARKQKEVIINATGGFKAEISYATVLGLVFKVPVCYIHEQFREIAILPPTPISWDSSLFVWYADFFEWLSAGEGGLRPKAEAEPRAALLPEEAQVLLEEFELDGQAYLGLSPLGEAYLEAFKNELEQAQSVPVYLSNKARRSLEALEPATQDRYRKLLERLRLPNRALISELKSGGGDALGYPKGKVDERLFYAEKEGKLYVFALTRHGPEYEKFCQEGFYWRDYPPQDFTLWEG, from the coding sequence TTGAGCAGTGTCATCCTCACCACCGTCGGCACCAGCCTCCTCATCAACGCCAAGCGGGACGGGCTGGTTTCGGATCAGGAAATCCTGCGTTATCTGGCCCAGGACCCCAAAAAGGCCAGCGCCGAGACCAACTCGCTGTTGCGCGTCCTCCAGCCGGGCGACGAAATTGTGCTGCTGCACAGCGCCACCGAGGAAGGCCGCAAGGCTGCTCAACTGCTACAAGAATACTGGCGGCAACAGGGGGTGGCCTGCGGCCTGGTTGAGATTGCCGGCCTAGCCTACGAGGCCCAGGGCTTTGTGGACTATGGCCTGAAAAACTTTGTACGCACTTTGGCAGGGGAGATTCGCAAGGCGGCCCGGAAGCAGAAAGAGGTGATCATCAACGCCACGGGGGGCTTCAAGGCCGAGATTTCCTACGCCACCGTGCTGGGGCTGGTCTTCAAGGTTCCGGTCTGTTACATTCACGAGCAGTTCAGGGAAATTGCCATCCTTCCGCCTACACCTATTAGCTGGGACAGCAGCCTGTTTGTCTGGTACGCCGACTTTTTCGAGTGGCTGAGCGCGGGCGAGGGTGGGCTGCGGCCCAAGGCCGAAGCTGAGCCCAGGGCCGCTTTGCTGCCGGAGGAGGCCCAGGTGCTGCTGGAGGAGTTCGAGCTGGACGGGCAGGCTTACTTGGGCCTCTCGCCGCTGGGCGAAGCCTACCTGGAAGCCTTCAAGAACGAGCTCGAGCAAGCCCAGAGCGTTCCAGTCTATCTTTCCAACAAAGCCCGGCGCTCGCTGGAGGCCCTCGAGCCCGCCACCCAGGATCGCTACCGCAAGCTGCTAGAGCGCCTGCGCCTGCCCAACCGCGCGCTCATCAGCGAGCTCAAAAGCGGCGGGGGCGATGCTTTGGGCTACCCCAAAGGCAAGGTGGATGAGCGGCTCTTTTACGCCGAAAAGGAGGGCAAGCTGTATGTGTTTGCCCTGACCCGCCACGGCCCCGAGTACGAGAAGTTTTGCCAGGAAGGCTTTTACTGGCGCGACTACCCGCCCCAGGATTTCACCCTTTGGGAGGGCTAG
- the cas4 gene encoding CRISPR-associated protein Cas4: MDDSDDVFSDITPTPPQPDPLPLSALAQYTYCPRRAALILLEGEWEDNEFTLRGTRAHENVDIPEGLLREGVWVERGLPLWSERLGLTGRADVVEFVEGRPYPVEYKVGKRWPRELARQAAEVQLCAQALCLEEMFGQSVMEGALFSKASQRRREVKFTPELRAATLATISALRKLLQQGRLPSPAADERCKHCSLLAVCMPQVLQALRAWQSLKP; the protein is encoded by the coding sequence ATGGACGATTCGGACGATGTATTTTCCGATATAACCCCCACCCCGCCCCAACCTGACCCGTTGCCTCTGAGTGCACTGGCCCAGTACACCTACTGCCCCCGCCGGGCAGCCTTGATTCTGCTCGAGGGTGAGTGGGAAGACAACGAGTTCACCCTGCGCGGTACGCGCGCTCACGAGAACGTGGACATCCCCGAAGGGCTCTTGCGCGAAGGGGTCTGGGTGGAGCGTGGGCTACCGCTGTGGTCGGAGCGGCTGGGGCTTACGGGTCGGGCCGATGTGGTGGAGTTTGTGGAAGGCAGGCCTTACCCGGTGGAGTACAAGGTGGGCAAGCGGTGGCCCCGCGAGCTGGCCCGCCAAGCCGCCGAGGTGCAGCTTTGCGCCCAGGCCTTGTGCCTGGAAGAGATGTTCGGCCAGAGCGTGATGGAGGGGGCTTTGTTCAGCAAGGCCAGTCAGCGCCGCCGCGAGGTGAAGTTTACCCCCGAGCTGCGGGCCGCCACCCTGGCTACCATCAGCGCCCTGCGTAAGCTCTTGCAGCAAGGGCGCCTGCCCTCGCCCGCTGCCGACGAGCGCTGCAAGCACTGCTCGTTGCTGGCCGTATGTATGCCCCAGGTGCTCCAGGCCCTGCGGGCCTGGCAGTCCCTAAAGCCATGA
- the cas1c gene encoding type I-C CRISPR-associated endonuclease Cas1c, translating into MTSELLNTLYIQTQGVYLRLEGDTLRIQHEDVTLRNVPLHHLGGLALFGNVLISPFLLARCAEEGLEVSWFSESGRFFGRLSGPVSGNVLLRQAQYRALDDPKSRLYLSQRFVEGKLKNARLVLQRALRERGETEALVSALAEHEAALRQLPQARTVDEVRGLEGSAASAYFAAFGDLLLSGEFRFGGRNKRPPRDPVNALLGFVYALLTTQCTAALEGVGLDPQGGFLHALRPGRNALALDLMEEFRAWWADRLALSLLNRKQLTPEHFEARPGGAVLLGEEGRKVVITAFQSRRQETVQHPLFKEPVPVGTLPHIQARLLARYLRGDLPQYLPFVGR; encoded by the coding sequence ATGACCAGCGAGCTTCTGAACACCCTATACATCCAGACCCAGGGCGTGTACCTGCGCCTCGAGGGCGATACCCTGCGCATCCAGCACGAAGACGTAACCTTACGCAACGTGCCGCTGCACCACCTGGGAGGCCTGGCGCTGTTTGGTAATGTGCTGATCTCGCCCTTTTTGCTGGCCCGCTGCGCCGAGGAGGGCCTCGAGGTGAGCTGGTTTAGCGAGTCGGGCCGCTTTTTTGGCCGTTTGAGCGGGCCGGTTTCGGGCAATGTGCTGTTGCGGCAGGCCCAGTACCGCGCCCTGGACGACCCCAAAAGCCGCCTTTATCTGTCCCAGCGCTTTGTGGAGGGCAAGCTAAAAAACGCCCGCCTGGTCTTGCAACGGGCGCTGCGTGAGCGAGGCGAAACTGAAGCCCTGGTGAGCGCCCTGGCCGAGCACGAGGCCGCTTTGCGCCAACTTCCCCAGGCTCGAACGGTGGACGAGGTGCGGGGCCTCGAGGGCAGCGCCGCCAGCGCCTACTTTGCCGCCTTTGGCGACCTCTTGCTCTCGGGCGAGTTCCGCTTCGGTGGGCGCAACAAACGCCCCCCGCGCGACCCGGTTAATGCCCTCCTGGGCTTTGTGTATGCCCTGCTCACCACCCAGTGCACGGCTGCATTGGAGGGCGTAGGGCTCGACCCCCAGGGGGGCTTTCTGCATGCCCTGCGGCCCGGACGCAACGCCCTGGCCCTCGATCTGATGGAAGAGTTCCGGGCCTGGTGGGCCGACCGGCTGGCCCTATCGCTTTTGAACCGCAAGCAGCTCACCCCCGAACACTTTGAGGCCCGCCCCGGTGGCGCGGTGCTCTTGGGCGAGGAGGGCCGCAAGGTGGTGATTACGGCCTTCCAGAGCCGCCGGCAAGAGACCGTGCAGCACCCCTTGTTCAAGGAGCCTGTGCCAGTAGGCACACTGCCGCACATCCAGGCCCGCCTGCTGGCCCGCTACCTGCGGGGCGACCTGCCCCAGTATCTGCCTTTTGTGGGGAGGTGA